The Tepidibacter aestuarii genome contains a region encoding:
- the aroF gene encoding 3-deoxy-7-phosphoheptulonate synthase, which produces MVIVMKPKTQESEIEKIKVKMQSLGCQVHESIGDNYTILGLVGDTSKIDPTIIQSNRNVDKLMNVQEPYKKANRIFHPEDTIVTVNGNSIGGNKFAVIGGPCSVESEEQILSIAEDIKQAGATFLRGGAFKPRTSPYSFQGLRGEGLELLKLAREKTGLPIVTELMSADVIEKFIEDVDVIQIGARNMQNFDLLKEVGKTQKPVLLKRGMSATIEEFLMSAEYIMSEGNENVILCERGVRTFEKYTRNTLDLSAIPIIKRHSHLPIIVDPSHAGGLWWLVEPLAKAAMAVGADGLMIEVHNDPANAKCDGQQSIKPEKFKSLMSSLKQIANIENKEI; this is translated from the coding sequence ATGGTCATTGTTATGAAACCAAAAACACAAGAAAGTGAAATTGAAAAAATTAAGGTTAAAATGCAGAGTTTAGGGTGCCAAGTTCATGAATCAATAGGAGATAATTATACTATTTTAGGTTTGGTTGGCGATACAAGTAAAATTGACCCAACTATTATTCAATCAAATAGAAATGTAGATAAATTAATGAATGTACAGGAACCATATAAAAAGGCAAATAGGATTTTTCATCCAGAAGACACTATAGTTACAGTGAATGGTAACAGTATTGGAGGAAATAAATTTGCTGTTATTGGAGGTCCTTGTTCTGTAGAAAGTGAAGAACAAATTCTAAGTATTGCTGAGGATATTAAACAAGCAGGTGCTACATTTTTAAGAGGAGGAGCTTTCAAACCTAGAACATCACCATACAGTTTTCAAGGGTTAAGAGGAGAAGGACTTGAACTTTTAAAATTAGCAAGAGAAAAAACAGGTCTTCCTATAGTTACAGAACTTATGTCTGCTGATGTTATAGAAAAATTTATAGAAGATGTAGATGTTATACAGATAGGTGCAAGGAATATGCAAAATTTTGATTTATTGAAAGAGGTAGGAAAAACCCAAAAACCTGTTTTATTAAAAAGAGGCATGTCTGCTACCATTGAAGAATTTCTAATGTCAGCTGAATATATAATGTCAGAAGGGAATGAAAATGTAATACTTTGTGAGAGAGGTGTAAGAACGTTCGAAAAATACACAAGAAATACTTTAGATTTAAGTGCTATACCTATAATAAAAAGACACAGCCATTTGCCAATAATTGTAGATCCTAGTCATGCAGGTGGACTATGGTGGTTAGTTGAACCATTAGCTAAAGCAGCCATGGCAGTTGGTGCAGATGGATTAATGATAGAAGTTCATAATGACCCTGCTAATGCTAAGTGTGATGGGCAGCAATCTATTAAACCTGAAAAATTTAAATCATTAATGAGTTCGTTAAAACAAATAGCGAATATAGAAAATAAAGAAATATAA
- a CDS encoding RNA 2'-phosphotransferase — MFLCKEISFALRHEPWKYELELAENGWVDIYQLIESLRYDIKWKSLNIKDLEIIIKKLDENRQYIHLSSDIETAI, encoded by the coding sequence GTGTTTTTATGCAAAGAAATTTCTTTTGCTTTAAGGCATGAGCCATGGAAATATGAGTTGGAGTTAGCTGAAAATGGTTGGGTGGATATATATCAATTGATTGAATCATTAAGGTATGATATAAAGTGGAAGTCTTTAAATATAAAAGATTTAGAAATTATAATTAAAAAATTAGATGAAAACAGACAATATATTCACTTATCGTCAGATATTGAAACAGCAATATAA
- a CDS encoding DMT family transporter, whose translation MESKTLQANILLLIIAAIWGFAFVAQRIGAQYVGAFTFNGIRFALGSLSLVPLIFYFDKRKKNEGSNENNIEMIQRKTIISGALVGLMLYSAATLQQVGINYTTAGKASFITGLYMVIVPLIGVFLKQKIEKNAWVGVALAVVGLYLLSINENFSISFGDLLELIGAVFWAFHILTIDHFSKKVDPLKLSCIQFATCSVLSLISALIFEHITVSGLSSALIPILYGGLLSVGIAYTLQVVAQKDAKPSHAAIILSMESVFGAIGGAIMLGESMSSRGYIGCVLILGGILVSQIKFPEKEYIKGK comes from the coding sequence ATGGAGAGTAAAACATTACAAGCTAATATACTTTTATTAATTATAGCTGCAATATGGGGATTTGCATTTGTTGCACAAAGAATAGGAGCTCAGTATGTAGGCGCATTTACTTTTAATGGAATAAGATTTGCTCTTGGAAGTCTTTCCTTAGTGCCATTAATTTTTTATTTTGATAAAAGAAAGAAAAATGAGGGTAGTAATGAGAATAATATTGAAATGATCCAGAGGAAAACAATTATATCTGGAGCATTAGTAGGATTAATGCTTTATTCAGCTGCAACACTTCAACAAGTTGGTATTAACTACACAACTGCTGGAAAAGCAAGCTTTATTACAGGACTTTACATGGTTATTGTTCCGCTTATAGGAGTATTTTTAAAGCAAAAAATTGAAAAAAACGCATGGGTTGGAGTAGCTCTTGCTGTTGTTGGACTATATCTCTTAAGCATAAATGAAAATTTCAGTATAAGTTTTGGAGACTTACTTGAACTTATAGGAGCTGTTTTCTGGGCTTTTCATATTTTAACAATAGATCATTTTTCTAAAAAGGTTGATCCTTTAAAGTTATCATGTATTCAATTTGCAACATGCTCAGTTTTAAGTCTTATATCAGCTTTAATCTTTGAACATATTACTGTTAGTGGGCTATCAAGTGCTTTAATTCCAATACTTTATGGTGGACTTTTATCAGTTGGTATAGCCTATACTCTTCAAGTAGTAGCACAAAAAGACGCTAAGCCATCTCATGCAGCTATAATCCTGAGTATGGAATCTGTATTTGGAGCTATAGGTGGTGCAATTATGCTTGGAGAGAGCATGAGTTCTAGGGGGTATATAGGCTGTGTTCTTATACTTGGAGGCATACTTGTATCACAGATTAAATTTCCTGAGAAGGAATATATAAAAGGTAAATGA
- a CDS encoding DUF5050 domain-containing protein, translated as MASAYLIKNNEKNYIYKINLNTNETIKITNFGVENFKIANNKIYYVKDEDQYLYSSKLDGTNEKKLSDNKLSGYYDRDYEVDENIYYTISNKDGNLRLYKVDTAKEDTLVLKEYLKNIKIENNKIICTLLQGEDYGIKVFDKSGDLNLAITDQVSDSFVYGDKILIILGSDKAIKIVDLKSN; from the coding sequence TTGGCATCTGCTTATCTAATAAAAAATAATGAAAAAAATTATATTTATAAAATAAATTTAAATACAAATGAAACTATAAAGATTACAAATTTTGGAGTGGAAAATTTTAAAATTGCAAATAATAAGATTTATTATGTAAAAGATGAAGATCAGTATTTATATTCATCAAAGTTAGATGGAACAAATGAAAAAAAATTATCGGATAATAAACTTTCAGGTTATTATGATAGGGATTATGAAGTAGATGAAAATATATATTATACTATATCAAATAAAGATGGGAATTTAAGATTGTATAAGGTAGATACAGCTAAAGAAGACACACTTGTTTTAAAGGAGTATTTAAAAAATATTAAAATAGAAAATAATAAAATAATATGTACTCTTTTACAAGGAGAAGATTATGGTATAAAGGTGTTTGATAAATCTGGTGATTTAAATTTAGCAATTACAGATCAAGTTTCTGATAGTTTTGTATATGGTGACAAAATTTTAATAATTTTAGGAAGTGATAAAGCAATAAAAATAGTGGACTTAAAAAGTAATTAA
- a CDS encoding M12 family metallopeptidase: MTEEKKITNYCSMPVVSEREFGVHVNPYRRSLIRILGKKWVNGTVLHYYFFDKETDGAYVDLTDGSREWRTWTTSEEEKNVVRNAFSKWKDIGIGLEFKEVATRDEAEVRIGFMRGDGAWSYLGRDIIDLNLGKDERTMNFGWDLTHDEDTAMHEIGHTLGFPHEHQNPKAGIVWNEQAVYTELASPPNYWSPEKTYYNIIRKIDSDTIQGSKWDPNSIMHYPFGPGLIISPEQYKNGIYPKPGLSEHDKEWVRKFYPPLDDNDLEELPPFASSKLMLNPGEQKNFIIKPSETRKYNIATFGKSDSVIILLEKNDNGELYIAGDDDSGEDYNASMNLKLYRGKKYILRVRLYYRQRAGETAVMYW, encoded by the coding sequence ATGACTGAAGAAAAAAAAATCACCAACTATTGTTCAATGCCGGTAGTTTCTGAAAGAGAATTTGGGGTGCACGTAAACCCTTATCGACGTAGTCTTATAAGAATACTTGGAAAGAAGTGGGTAAACGGTACAGTGTTACATTATTATTTCTTCGATAAAGAAACTGATGGAGCGTATGTAGACCTAACTGATGGATCAAGAGAGTGGAGAACATGGACTACTAGTGAAGAGGAAAAGAATGTTGTTAGAAATGCTTTTAGTAAATGGAAAGATATAGGTATAGGGCTTGAATTTAAAGAGGTAGCAACAAGAGATGAAGCAGAAGTAAGAATAGGTTTTATGAGAGGTGATGGTGCTTGGTCGTATCTAGGTAGAGATATTATAGATCTAAATTTAGGAAAAGATGAAAGAACAATGAATTTTGGATGGGATTTGACACACGATGAAGATACAGCTATGCATGAAATTGGCCATACTTTAGGGTTTCCACATGAACACCAGAATCCTAAAGCAGGTATAGTATGGAATGAACAAGCTGTATACACCGAGTTAGCTAGTCCTCCTAATTATTGGTCTCCAGAAAAAACCTATTATAATATAATAAGAAAAATAGATTCGGATACTATACAAGGGTCTAAATGGGATCCAAATTCTATAATGCATTATCCTTTTGGTCCAGGACTAATTATAAGTCCAGAACAATATAAAAATGGAATATATCCAAAACCTGGCTTATCAGAGCATGATAAGGAATGGGTCAGAAAGTTTTATCCACCACTTGATGATAACGACTTAGAAGAACTTCCACCATTTGCAAGTAGTAAGCTTATGCTGAATCCTGGGGAGCAGAAGAACTTCATCATAAAACCAAGCGAAACGAGAAAATATAATATTGCTACTTTTGGTAAATCTGATTCTGTTATCATTTTATTAGAAAAAAACGATAATGGTGAATTATATATTGCAGGTGATGATGATAGTGGCGAAGATTATAATGCAAGTATGAACTTGAAATTATACAGAGGTAAAAAATACATATTGCGTGTTCGACTGTATTATCGTCAAAGAGCAGGCGAGACTGCGGTTATGTATTGGTAG
- a CDS encoding ATP-binding protein: MKKSTIITTNKPFSKWSEILSDTIIANAILDRLLPHSHVIMISIKDSTKYTNLLV; this comes from the coding sequence ATGAAAAAATCTACGATTATAACTACTAATAAACCATTTAGTAAGTGGAGCGAAATCTTAAGTGATACTATAATAGCTAACGCTATTTTGGATAGACTTCTTCCCCACTCACATGTTATAATGATTTCTATCAAGGATAGTACAAAGTATACAAATCTTTTGGTATAA
- a CDS encoding VOC family protein — protein sequence MIQSIVHIALVIKDYDEAIEFYTKKLHFTLIEDTYQPEQDKRWVVVSPPGSAGTTILLARASKTEQEAFIGNQAGGRVFLFLGTDDFWRDYNEMISKGIEFVREPKEQSYGIVAVFKDLYGNLWDLVQFKENHPIAKRVK from the coding sequence ATGATACAATCAATTGTTCATATAGCTTTAGTTATTAAAGACTATGATGAAGCTATAGAATTTTATACGAAAAAACTTCATTTTACACTAATTGAAGATACATATCAGCCTGAACAAGATAAACGTTGGGTAGTTGTATCACCACCTGGTTCTGCTGGAACTACGATATTACTTGCAAGAGCATCGAAAACTGAACAAGAGGCATTTATAGGTAATCAAGCTGGTGGCAGAGTTTTTCTATTTTTAGGCACTGATGATTTTTGGAGAGATTATAACGAAATGATTTCAAAAGGGATAGAGTTTGTAAGAGAACCTAAAGAGCAATCATATGGTATAGTTGCAGTATTTAAAGATTTGTATGGTAACCTATGGGATTTGGTTCAATTTAAAGAGAATCATCCAATTGCAAAACGAGTAAAGTAA